The Streptomyces sp. HUAS MG91 sequence TGGTTCCTGCGCCGCTCCTGACCCGCCCCGGAACACCGATACCCGATCGGTGTTCCGGGCCCGGCGGGCTATGCTCGGGGGTGCGTCGGCCCGTGCCGACGCGTGGACCGTTAGCTCAATTGGCAGAGCAGTGGACTTTTAATCCATTGGTTGTGGGTTCGAGTCCCACACGGTCTACAGAGAAAGCCCAGCTCAGGCGGTTGCCTGGCTGGGCTTTCGGCGTCCTCAGCCCGCACCCCCCGTCGGCAGCTCCAGCCGCAGCGCGAACCCTCCCTCCGGCGTTCGCTCCGACGTGACGCTGCCGCCCAGGAGCTCGGCGCGCTGGCCCAGGCCGATGAGGCCGTGGTGGGCGCCGGGCAGGCGCAGGGCCGGGCGGGTGGGGGCGGTGTTCGTGATGGTGACGCGGAGCCGGGGGCCGTGGCGCTGGATGCGGACGGTGGCGGCGGCGCCGGGGGCGTGCTTGCGGACGTTGGTCAGGGCTTCCTGGACCGTGCGGTAGACGGCGCGCTGGAGTCGCGGAGGGAGCTCGCCGGAGAGGTTCGTGACCAGTTCCGTCTCGATCCCGCTGGCCCCGATCAGCTGGTGGAGGTCGGCGAGGGAGGGCTGCGGGGTGAGTTCGGTGGGCCGGCTGCCCGAGGCGCGCAGCACGCCGATCATGTGGCGCAGCTCGTCCAGGGTCTGCACGCTGAGCCGCCGGATCGTGGCACCGGCGGCCCGCGCGTCGGCGTCCCGGCTGCCCACCTGGAGCGCTCCGGCCTGCACCGCGATCAGGCTGACCTGGTGCGAGACGACGTCGTGCATCTCCCGGGCGAGCTGGGCCCGCTCCTTCGCCAGCACCGCCTGGGAGGTGAGCAGTTGCTGGTGCTCGCGGGCCTCGGTGATCTCGGCGAGGCGCAGCGAGAGTTCCCGGTGGGCCTGCACGAGCTGGCCGAGGAAGACCGGCGCGGCGGCCGTGGCGAGGGTGTACGTGATGTTGACCAGGACATGGGGCCGGCCGAGGTCCCCGGTCTCCAGGTTCGACCACGGCCAGGGCATGAAGTCGGCGACCGCGAAGGCGAGGGCGCAGCACACCAGGAGGCTGCGGTGCCGGGCGAGCGAGGAGAGCGTGTAGAGCGCGGCCAGGGTGGCGAAGACCGCGTCGGTGAGCAGGGCGGTGGGCAGGGTCAGGACGAAGGCGACGAGGGGCCGGTGCCGGCGCAGGGTGAGCGCGGCCACCGCGAGGAGCGCGACGGCGACGGAGCTCCGGTCCTCGCGGTCGACGTTGAGCCACACGTCCGCCAGGGCGGCGGCCACGAGCGCCGCGTCGGAGGGTTTCACCGGTCGCCCCGGTCGCGGTCCCGGCCGCGCCAGAGGACCCCGGCGCGCTCGGCGAGCAGCGCCGCCTGCACCCGGCTGCCGACCTCCAGCTTCTCCAGCAGGGCGCTGACGTGCCCTTTGACCGTGCCGACGCTCAGGTGCAGCCGGATGCCGATGTCCGCGTTCGCCAGCCCCTCGGCCATGAGGACCAGGACGTCCCGCTCGCGCTCGGTCAGCCGTCCGACGAGGAGGGCGGCGGCGGGCTCGCGGCCGCCCTGGTCCAGGAAGCCGTTCACCACGGTGCGCGTCACCCGCGAGGACAGCACGGTCCCGCCCTCGGCCAGCGTCCGTATCAGGTAAGGCAGTTGCTCCGGATCCGTGTCCTTGAGCAGGAACCCGGCGGCGCCCGACCGCAGCGCGGCGTCGATGTACTCGTCGGCGTCGAACGTGGTGAGCATGGCCACCACCGGCGGGTTCTCCAGCCGGCGCAGCTCGGCCAGTACGGTCAGCCCGTCCACGTCGGGCATCCGGATGTCCAGGAGCACGACGTCCGGCTCCAACTCCCGTACGGACGAAACGGCTTGGCCGCCGGAGACGGCCGCCACCACCTCGATGCCCCCGGTGGCGTCGAGGATGTGCGTGAAGCCCGTACGGACGAGTGCCTCGTCGTCGACCACCAGAACCCGGATCATGCGCGCTCCACTCGCCATGGGCCGTCATCCGATGGGTACCACGCGCGCGGGCGGCCGTCTGCGGTGTTCGCGGGAACGCGGGCCGGTGGACGGCAGGGATCCGGCCGGTCGGCGGGCGGGCTCCCGCCGTCCGGCCGGGGCGGCTTCGGCCGGTCGGCGGATGGGGGCGGCGGGCCGCCGCGTGAACCCTGGGAGGCATGACAGACGAAGGCTCTCCGGTCCCGCCGCGTGCGGCGTTGCGCGAGGCGGCGGCGGTCCCCTCTCCTCTCTCCTCCGCCGCCGCCTCTCCCCCGGTCCCGACCCCGGCCACGGGCACAGGTCGTCTGGTCGGCGTCGATCTGGCCCGTGGCCTCGCGGTGTTCGGCATGTACGCGGTCCACGTCGGTCCCGAGCCCTCGGTGGGCGGGCCCGTGGGTTTCCTGATGGAGGCGGCGCGCGGCCGCTCGGCCACGCTGTTCGGCGTGCTCGCCGGGTTCTCGCTGGTCATCATCATGGGCAGGACCCGCCCGCGCCGGGGCCGGGCCGGCCGGCGGGCGGTCGTACGGGTCGTGATCCGCTCCGTACTGCTCATCGCTCTCGGCTACGCCCTGACGGCGCTGGACACCACCATCGAGGTGATCCTCAGTTTCTACGGACTGCTCTTCCTGCTGCTCCTGCCGTTGTACCGGCTGCGGGCCGCGACACTCGCGCTCCTCGCCGCCGCCGGCGCACTGCTTCTGCCGCAGATCCTCTACGCGATACGGGTGGCCCTCGACGAGGGGAGCTGGGGAGACACGCTCATCTCCTGGGACCCGCTGGCCCGGCTCACCGGCACGGACGGCCTCGTCGAGCTGCTGTTCACCGGCGAGTACCCGGCGCTCACCTGGGCGCCGTTCCTGCTCGCGGGCATGGCGGTCGCCCGCCTCGATCTGACCCGCCCCGGGGTCCGCGCCCGGCTCGCCCTGACCGGCACGGGTCTCGCGGTCCTCGGCTACGGACTGTCCTGGCTCGCCCTGCGCCTGGTGCCCGGCGCGCTGGGCCTCATCGCCTCGGCCACGGACGGCGGTTCGGCCTCCTCGGCCTGGTGGTCCGACACGGTGGGCGATCCCTACGGTGCCGCGAGCACCCCGCTCGACTGGCTGCTGGTGGCCGCGCCGCACAGCCAGACCACGTTCTCCATCGTCGGCAACACCGGTGTGGCGCTGGTGGTCCTGGCCGGCTGCCTGGCCGTCGTCGACCGCATGCCGCGTCTCACCCGGGCCCTCGCGCCCGTCGCCGCGGTCGGCACGATGGCGCTGACCGTCTACGCCCTGCACATCGTCGCGCTCTGGCTGCTGACCGACGTGTGGTCGGTGCCCGCGGCCGACAGCGACACGATGGCGGCGCTCCCCATGCTGCTCGCCTTCATCGCGGGCGCGCTGCTGCTCGCCGTCCTGTGGACCGCCCGCTTCCGGCGCGGCCCGCTGGAGCAGCTGCTGCGCCTCGCCGCGCTGCCCGCGCGCCGCGTCCGATGAGCGTTCCCCCCGATGCGTGTGCCCGGGCCCGACGGCCCGGGCACACGCGTTCGTGGAACTAGCCGTTCACGCAGGCGTTGCCGAACGCCGGGTTGAGCAGGCCGATCACGTTGACCGAGTTGCCGCAGACGTTGACCGGAACGTCGATCGGCACCTGGACGACGTTGCCGGACAGCACGCCGGGGCTGTTCGCCGCGAACCCGGCGGCGGTGGCCCCGTCGGGACCGTCCTGCGCGGAGGCGACGGCAGCGGAACCCAGAACCGCGGTCCCGGCCAGGACCGTGGCGGCTGCGAATGCGCGAAGACGCATCGTTTCTCCCTAAAAGGTGAGGGGAATATGACGCGTCAATCACACCGCCGCCGGGTGCGCGGGACGGCGAATTGAGCCGTAGGCGGGCGTGTCCCGCGGACGGTCAGCGCCCCCGGTGCGGCGCCTGGTCCACCCGCACCCAGCCGCGCGCGGGCCGGACCGGACGGGCCGGTGGAGGCCCTGGTACCGCCCTTCCGTGGGCCTGCCACAGGCGCACCACGGTCTCGTAGATCGGAGTGTCCGACGGAGGATGCGACGGAGCATTCGACATGCTTGTCGGATCGTTTCTCTTCATCTCCATGGCCTGCTCAACGAAGTGCGGCGGCCGGAAGAACGGACCGTTATCCCGGTGCAATGAAAATGAGGGGGAATCAGTCCTTCTGAAGGAACCGGGCCAGCCGCGGCCCGAGCCGGCGCTTCAGCGACCGCAGCGCTCCGGTTCCGTTCACCACCCGGTCCACCTGGTAGTACAGCCGCGGCGGTACGTGCGGCAGCAGCGGGGAGTGGCGCTGTCCGAGCAGGGCGAACATCTGGGCGGGCGGCAGATGGACGTAGCGCGGCAGGTTCTCGTACCAGCCGGCGCTGAGCCGGGCCGCGCTCTGCAACGGCAGCAGCGCGTGCCGCCGGGTCCGCTCGTAGCGGCCGAGGGCGGCGGCGAGCGGAGCGTCCCCGTCCAGGGCCCGCGCCAGCGCCATCGCGTCCTGCATCGCCAGGGTGGTCCCCGCGCCGATGGAGTAGTGCGTGGTGTGGGCGGCGTCGCCCAGCAGGACCAGATTGCCGCGGGACCAGGTCCGGTTGGTGACCGTGCCGAACCGCTGCCACTGCGCGGGCCCGTCCACATCGGTCCGGCCGATCAGCGGGTGCCCGCGCAGCGGCTCGGCGAAGAGGTCCGCGAGCAGCTTCAGGGCGACGTCCCGCTCCAGCGCGTCGAGGCCGAGCCCGCTCCAGGTGGCGGGCGAGCACTCGACGATGAAGGTGCTGTGCTCGCCGTCGAAGCCGTACGCGTAGGCCCAGATCCAGCCGTGGTCGCTCTCCACGAAGGCGAAGGTGAAGGACCGGAAGACCTGCGTCGTGCCGAGCCAGACGAACCGGTTGTGCCCCGGCACGGTCCGGGTGCCGAAGTGCTCCGGGTGCGCGTCGCGCAGCGCGCTGCGGGCGCCGTCGCCCGCCACGACCAGGTCGCCGTCCAGGTCGGGGTCGCCGGGGGCGACCGTCCGGCCGTAGGACAGCTCGACGCCGAGCTCGGACGCCCGGCCGGCCAGGATCTCCAGCAGCCGGTGGCGGCCGATCGCGAAGCCCGTGTCACCGTGGTGGACCGTGGTCCGGCCGCCGATGTGCGCCACGCCGTCGGTCCACCGCACCGAGTGCTCCTCGATGGCGCGCGCGGACTCGGCGTCGTGCGCCGTGAGGGTGTCGAGCATGTCCGGCCAGTAGGTGACGCCCCAGCCGTACGTCGACCCGGCGGGGTTCCGTTCGTGGACGGTGACGTGGCGTCGCGGGTCCCGCAGTTTCAAAAGGATGGACAAGTACAGCGACGCGGGCCCTCCGCCGGCGCAGACCACCTTCATACGTCCTCCTCCGCTGCGGGCGACTCCCCGGGACACCGGGGACACCCGGGAAACGAGAGGGCGCCCGTCTGGTTCCTGGTGCACTGTGGGGGAGGGGGCGACGGAAAGGCGTACCCATACATGTTCCTCACCCGGTGTGCGGTCCTGCTCGTGGCGGCGGCCCTGGCCCCGCCCTTGGCGACCGCGTCCCCCGCGACGGCGGACACCCACGACCCGCCGGCGCTGCTGACGGCCGCTCAGTGCCGGGCGCGCGGAGGCGTCCCGGCGTTCCGCGTCTTCGGCGGCGGTGACGCCTACCGGTGCGTCAAGCGGGTCACCGGCGCCGGTCCCGCGGCCGGCGGAACGGACACCGGGTTCGCCTACGTCCGCCGCCCGCACTTCGACCTGGACTATCTGGCACCCGCCGAATGCCAGGCCGGCGGCGGCGTCCTGCGCTGGGAGGACGACGGCGACGCGGGCGGCGGCACGCAGATGTGCCGGGGCGGCGTGTACGACAAGAAGACGGTGGTCCCGGCCTTCTGACGCACGGATCGCGGAACGGGTGCCGCCGGATTCCCGCCCTTTTCAGGATGTATCCACGTAAAAGCCGTTACTGCTGATGGGGCGTGGCCGTTGAACAGGCCGACGGCTGCGACCACGCGGCCGCACTGCCAAGCAAAAGGAGAACGTGATGTCTCGCATCGCGAAGGCAGCCGCTGTCGCCCTCGGCACGGGTGCCGTGGTGATCAGCGGCGCCGGTCTGGCCATGGCCGACGCGGGTGCCCAGGGCGCTGCCGCCAACTCGCCGGGCGTCCTGTCGGGCAACCTGCTCCAGGTCCCCGTCCACGTTCCGGTCAACGCCTGCGGCAACACCGTGGACGTCATCGGCCTGCTGAACCCGGCGTTCGGCAACACCTGCGTGAACAGCGACGGCGGCGACGCCGGCTACGGCGGCTGACG is a genomic window containing:
- a CDS encoding histidine kinase; this encodes MKPSDAALVAAALADVWLNVDREDRSSVAVALLAVAALTLRRHRPLVAFVLTLPTALLTDAVFATLAALYTLSSLARHRSLLVCCALAFAVADFMPWPWSNLETGDLGRPHVLVNITYTLATAAAPVFLGQLVQAHRELSLRLAEITEAREHQQLLTSQAVLAKERAQLAREMHDVVSHQVSLIAVQAGALQVGSRDADARAAGATIRRLSVQTLDELRHMIGVLRASGSRPTELTPQPSLADLHQLIGASGIETELVTNLSGELPPRLQRAVYRTVQEALTNVRKHAPGAAATVRIQRHGPRLRVTITNTAPTRPALRLPGAHHGLIGLGQRAELLGGSVTSERTPEGGFALRLELPTGGAG
- a CDS encoding response regulator transcription factor → MIRVLVVDDEALVRTGFTHILDATGGIEVVAAVSGGQAVSSVRELEPDVVLLDIRMPDVDGLTVLAELRRLENPPVVAMLTTFDADEYIDAALRSGAAGFLLKDTDPEQLPYLIRTLAEGGTVLSSRVTRTVVNGFLDQGGREPAAALLVGRLTERERDVLVLMAEGLANADIGIRLHLSVGTVKGHVSALLEKLEVGSRVQAALLAERAGVLWRGRDRDRGDR
- a CDS encoding DUF418 domain-containing protein; the encoded protein is MTDEGSPVPPRAALREAAAVPSPLSSAAASPPVPTPATGTGRLVGVDLARGLAVFGMYAVHVGPEPSVGGPVGFLMEAARGRSATLFGVLAGFSLVIIMGRTRPRRGRAGRRAVVRVVIRSVLLIALGYALTALDTTIEVILSFYGLLFLLLLPLYRLRAATLALLAAAGALLLPQILYAIRVALDEGSWGDTLISWDPLARLTGTDGLVELLFTGEYPALTWAPFLLAGMAVARLDLTRPGVRARLALTGTGLAVLGYGLSWLALRLVPGALGLIASATDGGSASSAWWSDTVGDPYGAASTPLDWLLVAAPHSQTTFSIVGNTGVALVVLAGCLAVVDRMPRLTRALAPVAAVGTMALTVYALHIVALWLLTDVWSVPAADSDTMAALPMLLAFIAGALLLAVLWTARFRRGPLEQLLRLAALPARRVR
- a CDS encoding chaplin, with protein sequence MRLRAFAAATVLAGTAVLGSAAVASAQDGPDGATAAGFAANSPGVLSGNVVQVPIDVPVNVCGNSVNVIGLLNPAFGNACVNG
- a CDS encoding FAD-dependent monooxygenase encodes the protein MKVVCAGGGPASLYLSILLKLRDPRRHVTVHERNPAGSTYGWGVTYWPDMLDTLTAHDAESARAIEEHSVRWTDGVAHIGGRTTVHHGDTGFAIGRHRLLEILAGRASELGVELSYGRTVAPGDPDLDGDLVVAGDGARSALRDAHPEHFGTRTVPGHNRFVWLGTTQVFRSFTFAFVESDHGWIWAYAYGFDGEHSTFIVECSPATWSGLGLDALERDVALKLLADLFAEPLRGHPLIGRTDVDGPAQWQRFGTVTNRTWSRGNLVLLGDAAHTTHYSIGAGTTLAMQDAMALARALDGDAPLAAALGRYERTRRHALLPLQSAARLSAGWYENLPRYVHLPPAQMFALLGQRHSPLLPHVPPRLYYQVDRVVNGTGALRSLKRRLGPRLARFLQKD
- a CDS encoding chaplin, which translates into the protein MSRIAKAAAVALGTGAVVISGAGLAMADAGAQGAAANSPGVLSGNLLQVPVHVPVNACGNTVDVIGLLNPAFGNTCVNSDGGDAGYGG